A window from Dermacentor albipictus isolate Rhodes 1998 colony chromosome 10, USDA_Dalb.pri_finalv2, whole genome shotgun sequence encodes these proteins:
- the LOC139051096 gene encoding uncharacterized protein, giving the protein MEPFDVSTNDWVSYEERLTSFLIVNCVPEGNRVHAFPSIIGHSTYSLLKSLVAPELPSAKSVEVLKKTLGDHLSPKPSVIGERAKFHRKQQVEGEYISDYVAELRKLARTCDFGSALDESLRDRFVCGLLREGIQRVLFTEDCKLTFQRAVERAVAMEAATKSTAEARTGVSTANPMRKVQATSSVQSQACFRCWSPKHSGKACPHVNDKCYKCNKRVHLQRVCRSSYNTSRGKRPMKDTIKTLSVVSRSEVAAVKGASAPSIEPIMVLMKVNDVTVPMELDTGAAVTVMPFKQYRQFLSSARLNPTEVKLRTYTGALVIPKGVLQVKVQHGGNTASLPLYVVDQEGPPLLGREWLQAIRLEWSKIWNVHHLPRSELPFPCRLEERLHALIAKYDSLFKDELGMITEERAEQYFKPNQAP; this is encoded by the coding sequence ATGGAACCATTCGACGTTTCCACGAATGACTGGGTGTCGTACGAAGAACGGCTGACGTCGTTTCTTATCGTCAACTGCGTTCCCGAAGGTAACAGAGTACATGCATTCCCGAGCATCATAGGCCACAGTACCTACAGTCTTCTGAAATCGCTGGTTGCCCCGGAGTTGCCTTCAGCCAAGAGCGTCGAGGTACTAAAGAAGACGCTGGGGGACCATCTGTCGCCGAAACCGTCGGTCATTGGCGAGCGAGCAAAGTTCCACAGGAAGCAGCAAGTCGAAGGCGAGTACATTTCTGATTACGTTGCCGAGCTACGGAAGCTAGCACGAACCTGTGATTTTGGAAGCGCGTTAGATGAATCCCTCCGGGATCGCTTCGTCTGCGGCTTGTTAAGAGAGGGTATACAGCGAGTGCTGTTCACGGAGGATTGCAAACTTACGTTTCAGAGAGCGGTAGAGCGCGCTGTGGCTATGGAGGCGGCAACGAAAAGCACTGCGGAAGCCCGTACAGGGGTGTCTACAGCCAACCCCATGCGTAAGGTACAGGCGACTTCGAGTGTCCAGTCGCAGGCATGTTTTCGCTGCTGGTCGCCGAAACATTCCGGCAAGGCCTGTCCCCACGTAAATGACAAATGCTATAAGTGCAACAAAAGGGTGCACCTACAACGAGTTTGCCGTAGCTCCTACAACACGTCGCGTGGGAAACGCCCCATGAAGGACACTATAAAAACGTTATCGGTGGTATCCCGCTCGGAAGTGGCAGCCGTAAAGGGCGCATCTGCTCCCAGTATTGAGCCCATCATGGTACTGATGAAAGTAAATGATGTGACAGTTCCTATGGAGCTAGATACAGGTGCCGCCGTCACAGTCATGCCTTTCAAACAATACCGCCAATTTCTTTCATCAGCCAGGCTCAACCCGACGGAAGTGAAGCTCCGCACCTATACAGGAGCCCTGGTGATCCCAAAAGGCGTCCTACAAGTCAAGGTGCAGCACGGTGGCAACACGGCGAGCCTTCCTCTATACGTCGTCGACCAGGAAGGGCCGCCGTTGCTCGGTCGGGAATGGCTTCAGGCAATTAGGCTGGAGTGGAGCAAAATCTGGAACGTCCACCATCTGCCAAGGTCAGAGCTGCCTTTTCCTTGTCGTTTAGAGGAAAGGCTGCACGCTTTGATCGCAAAGTACGACTCTCTATTTAAAGATGAGTTAGGCATGATTACAGAAGAAAGGGCCGAGCAGTATTTCAAGCCTAATCAGGCACCGTAG